Within Diabrotica virgifera virgifera chromosome 7, PGI_DIABVI_V3a, the genomic segment CTTTTTAgaaatttttatacaaaaaattaaatattgtgaacctatcccgttttatccaaccgtggtatgctaaaacgggaCGTGTAggactaataaatatttattccagtcattaaaaatagctaaaaatatgtttttgtgtgcttcaataaatgttatacctataataaaaaaatatgaaaaaaaaattttaagaaacgcttttctttagttacgagtgacgaaaattaaaaatattataaaaaaaatcaactaaaaagcaaaaaattaaaaaaaaatttaaaaatccaacATATTCGTCAAaaaaaagcgtggcgcgtcttcatcaaatgaacggttttcgccccacgcttttctttaacgaatgtgttagattttttcatttttttttattttttgctttttagttgattttttttatatttttaattttagttactcgtaactaaagaaaaccgtttctaaaaattttttttttcatattcttttattttttactttttagtcttacacttttcaaacattaaaatatatcgtcatgtttcttaaaatatgtataaaacatatgatgtactaacatgaaaagtagtcggaatcggcaaaaaaattgaaactttattgtttatttatgaagcataacgtaaacaattaacgtaaaaagtgaaattatgtatagttcatattatTAGCTACAATCCGTTTCAAGctagtttcaagtttttacaatgtaaaaaacaagagaatttaagcattttctattaaaatctttttttatttaaacaattaataatcaaaaaaaaattattgattattcgtgtattgttcccgcgaatgcatatgcctgcaaattttcattcatttgcattggagaaaaggcactcaaattaacgtctaaagatttgacgcaaactattgaactaaataaaagcgtttaaaaaataataatatgataatttaCATATTTTCCgcagtaaaaataaacaagaatggtatcccgttttgtccaactctcccctatgtagattgttttgaataaagtaatcacatatactgtcttaactcgacaaacgacgctttatacacatcttaATGTGCTGTTTCacttttcttttttaatcaaataattcACCAAAAACAAAATTAGCATGTCTCCACGTAAACACAGTAAAAATGGTCTACTATCGGACTACCTGCAACGTTGCCTATTTTCTCATTTCACAGCCTTAGCTATAGGTGGCTGTGACAGTAGTTATTATTATACGTAAGTAGGTCAAAAGTTTACTACTTACATAGAAGCGAGAAAAGATGAATTATAACCTAACTTTTGAGTCAAATATTTTGACAGTTGTTTGTTTTGAATTTGAATACTAACTAAACGGACAAAAATTTAAGTGGTGTATTagttatttttgttattgataaaTTAACGCAAATATGAACAAACCTAAAGACAAGAATATGTCGAAAAATGTTAACCAGAGAATGCAACGAATAGGTTGTAACTCAGCAACATCAAAAAATTCCAATCAACTTGTTAAaaaaactcttgtaagaaacacTGAAAAACCTAAACCAGTAACTAAAGTTATCAAAAACAATATCACGCCAGGTCGAAGTGAGCCCTCTGAAAGCAAATCGGTCCAAGTTCCTGAACCAATAAAGAAGATTGAATCATTTGAATTTCCTGAGCATTACACCACCCTGAATCtgttcaaaaaaatcgattccattactAAATATCGGAAAACCAAAAGTTGTTCGGATGCTGATTATAAAAATTTAGCTGTTGATGAAAAGGTTTGTACAGATCCAAGGTTATTTTTATtacatatacagtagaaccctgatTATCCGTTTGCCGATTATCTGGACTGCGGATTATCCATGCTATGATTTTCCATTACCCAAATTGAATTTATgtggttttatcaaaatagtgtCACCATAAATCACTTGATAGAAACTCTATACGCCAAgagggagactcataatgaaagatttattttttctgttatctttttatggtaggtacatttGTATGTATATGGTAGGTACATATGCATGTATATATGTACATATGtattaaataagaaataaatgttcCAATTATCCATGCCACGTCCGGTCTCGAGGAACGTGAATAATCGGTTTTTACTGTATATCAAACCAGATAAATGTCGAAATACCGAAATcaagaaaaaacgtttttaaagtttagtgctttattttgaattaagcGTACCAGTTGTATTTGATATTCGATATGCTAGTGAAAGATGCATATATCAGAAATAatattctatcattagtttgaaaTAGTTAAGAGAcctagctgattaaacctaaatttaagatcGAGGTGCGATCATTTAcctggttttacctgtaaatcaaaataaatcacactgtattaaagacacttatcacctttttactgaatatggtagatatgcagcagtagaaatatattgttgtCCGGCAAATATATATGTGCACTTAGttggttttacatgcaacagaactttgattttatggaagtaagtagcgatatattgttttatttgaaaatgaaaagttggttaggtgtaacttatttgtttattacacaaattatctgctgaatggtaagtcgtatcatttattgggttttacctgtatgtagagtgtaaaaagctgagaattttggtatacttaactcaatattttaaaatttgtcattcatctggttttcgcagtataccgacaATATATAAGAAAACTCTGTTCTTCTATTTCATGTCACTCATTATCTTGTTTGTGAATTCATTGAGACCTGGTATATACTACAGTTTATTTGCATAAACTATGCAGGAGATATAAACATTAGTTGACATCAAGTTCATCATCAGCAACATGTGAGATGGctatttcgttcagtttttgaatgtttttggataacagttacttgtataatcacatacattattcattaatttaattaatgggattattttttcactatctatgtattcagtgattttTCTTCTTAtacaatccactaatggatgtttgCAATCGCggttgaccatttttctctatcccttgcagggTGTATTAGATCTCCTAttgtgattacaataatttatgtactatacaataaaaactaataatcaagaaaaagtgataaagtgattttaataatatactgttactatggaatgagtagataaattttgaacatcttcaaCAACTAAAATCGTTGACAACAAATATAGATGCATATTCTTATATTCGTTGATCCTACTTTTAATGTAGCTGCACAAAGGTTCGTCTTCTCTCATCTTCaattaatcaaaataatctgCATGCAGATGAAAAAACAATATCCGTAAATGAAAATTTAGTCCTCACAAGAGTAATAAAGAAATGGACAAAGAAAGAAGGGATGGTGGATTAACCCCTTAATGTGCACGCTCAAGTTAAATTGAGCATACTAAACTGGCCAAGCTGTGTATAACGTTTCACACATGAATGCAATCGAGAATTGAAAATGACAATGTGAAAGCAAAAAAACAATCGTTTTATTGATATTTATCATTTGCATGTGATTTCCCAACCAAACAACCATATTTTAGTCACTAAGTAATCTTCAAAAAGTATTTATTGCCTACTGTACTTTGCGGTCATTACTGTACTTTGCTGTCATCCAATATATGGTTGATTGTTTCAAGTTTTCTGTAACAGAGTCTGCAGCTTAAATCTTCATGAAATATACCCATTTTAAACAGGTATCCCTTCAAAGCGACTTATGATTTTGAGCTGATTTCAACCAGAGTTAgaaataaattcaaattttcagaATTCAAATCTGATAATTTCAGAAAGATGCcacatatacatatatttagCTTTATAGAAAATATGTTGTGTGTTAATAATTTGAAAtataaatacagtagaaccccgaaaatCCCAACTAATTGGGAGGACAGCCTGTttggattccgaaaagttcggattatccgaaagttaacCTAACTAGTAATTCAGAGCTTTCATTGTCATTGATTTTGAGTCgcaaaacgttctcgcaagaatgtggacaatatttttggactcaagttgactacgagagaactgaattaagtttgtgtttaacctttttATAAGCACTATATTATATTAAAGTATGTATTTGCTTTTAGAGAAATTTTAAATGCTAAAGTCCTATTGATCCTACATTGTTCAATTTTgtggttttactctgtataatacacatgtttctatgtttttgtcttgaattttttaatttttttcactttccattggttcggatttgccgaacatTTGGATTAGcagggttcggatttgcggggttctactgtagtagTAAACATGTCGAAATAGTTCTCTTGTTTTAATATACAGTAACCACCATGCTTCTAGACACACGCACATGGGTATATTGAGGTGCTACAGTCCTGGATCCTTCACTTGTTTCATGGTTTACTTTTATATCTAGTGACGTGTAGAAcatcagaaaatgtatagaaaccaaTATAAACATAGGAAGTTGACAGATTATAGAAGCTGTATTTTAAGTTTATACAGTCAAGTTGTAAAAGTTATAAAGTACCTGTATTGTAATTGGTATtgtaatatttttggtgtttaaatagaagttttttttaaaagcaGAGTAACAATAGTAATAATTAATGTATGTTTTTGtatgaaaaaacaattattttgaatagtttcatGAAAGTCAAATGACATGACAGACATAAAAGTCACAGGTGAGAACGAGCAAGATTAGCTCATGCCTAGAAATTCGGTGTGTCTACTAGTGtgtaatttaatgttccaaatatgTAATAACTTTCATTTTGTAGGTAAAACAAGTTAACTTTCCATATAGCCAACCATTATACAAAGACCTACTGCCCTTAAGATGTGATAAACCTCGAACTCAACCATTTGCAGCTTCTAGAAATCCACTACCACAAAAGGACAAAGAATTACTTCTTGCTGATTTTGTTCAACCTAGAAATATTCCAAACTATTATAGTATACCTAGTATAGATATTAATGACAAAATTACTCCTTGTAGAAATACTAATTTAAGATTATATAAACTCTTACAAATTAATTCCagttaaaaaataagtaatagtaaacaaattaaaattattgtATCCAAagaactttatttttttatttattattttttgggcAGTTCAGTTTATTTATTGAATTGGCCTGTGACAAAAGTCACATAAATGAGAATCTACAGCTGtggtcactgaatagtttacagcTTCATTTTTACATTGTAACACTCTAAAATGGGGAAAAAAAGTTCCGAAATAGGTAGCATACTGAGTTTATTCTGGAAATAATATCATCTCAGTGCCTTTTCCAATTGAGACATTCATCAACATACAAACCCAAAAACTTTAGCCGTTGCACTTTTTCAATTTGGTCATAATACATTGATAATTCTACATATTGTAACAAAATGGTTTTGTCTATTGTGGAAATGACTACCATTCATTTTATCAACATTAAGATGTAAGTAATTTGAGGAAAACTAATGATCACACAAGAATTCGTTCCATTTATTTTCAAGTGATATACGCGATTATTATCTGATATGAGTACCTACTGAAGTAAAATCTGCATAAAGTGTAAACTGTACAGATGAGTTTATTGATATACTTAATGTTATTGAAGCAAATAAGAAATAATATTGGGCTAATTTCAAACCTTTACGGGACATCCATAAGAATGTAAATGTAATCAGATACAGATTTGCAAATATTTACTGATTGTTTATGACATATTGTTTATGTATTCTGGTTAAATGAGTTATCTCATattaataatgacaaaaattgtCGATGCAGccgtatagaaaaaaaaattaaaattagataaAACACGTAACAAATATAAATCAcctaaattccaaaaaaaaattttacacactGTCTACAACTATTTTCCGAAGCCCACAGCAACAAATCTAAGTCTATTTTATTTCCATTTAGAATTATTCTACTTAGTGGATAATGCCTGAATGCCTACCAAAGTTGCAGCGATGATATTTATTTGCAAAATTTTGAGATGATCTAGTGACTCTAGAGGgaacattaaaatcaattagaGACAATAGATCATTGCAATTTATTTTTGAATTCAATAGTTTAtgtaccccctctgtggctcagtggtaagagcgcctaccttctcaccagggtcagaaattttttgtttattataaattaataaatgaaaatagtttatgtccttgtgggatcggtactcaccggagggaccgcagacgttcggatacaattagcgtatCTTTGAGTTactactcccctgagttagtgataagttatattctaaaaaatcattatgaaattgactggccagttggttgtgaaaaccagtgccaataaaacacaaacacacacaatagtttatgtagaaataaaacatCAGCATAAATCCGTCTGGAAGATATCTCAGGAAGGTTTAATGTATTTCTAATTTCTGAGTAGGAATGGTCActtaatagacaaggcgaaaacggcgggttcgaagggaaaaatattcccatgagatttttttgcataatcacattcgtgagatatcccagaataaggttcaagaagtcgcccaagtgaaaagtgggccaattttttttaacaattttttttaatcaaattgcaagaatcaatatttttggcccgaacaattttttctttaattttttggatcattctggacaaaaaaggtctcctataatttttctctaaagttgatcgttttcgacttataagcaatttaaaattgaaaaaaacgaaaaatggcgattttcaaggctaaataactcggttaaaagttattattatgaaagtcaatatatgactaaatcaaagtttgaagccccccctagaagatcctgaagaaatttttgtcattattttattactaagctgttatttttaagtaataataataagcgccacgcacgtgtgcggggctgtaaatgctgagtgcgagagagaagctattccagcagtccaattgtgcatcttactcgcactcacatttacagcagcgtcaataggatgcaaccactcattgttattaattaaaaataacagcttagtagtaaattaatgacgcagatttcttcaggatcatgtaacggcgactttaaactttgatttagtcactttctgactttcaaaataataatttttgaccgagttattaagccttaaaaatggccattttcgcgtttttcaaattttaatttgcttataactcgaaaaagatcaactttagagaaaaattataagagaccttttttgtccagaaaacctaaaaaaaaattagtccgggccaaaacattgatttttgcaatttgattaaaaaaaattgttaaaaaaaaattggcccacttttctcgtgggcgacttcttgaaccttattctgggatgtctcatgaatgtgattatgcaaaaatatctcatgggaatatttttcccaacgaacccgccgtttccggcTTGTCTATAAAGGTTTGtgtaatttaaaacttaaatatctaatgaatttattttgaactttttcaaGCTTGGCTATATGAAGTGGGTGACCAAACAATTGAGCAATTCTCAAGAACAGATCTAACTAGGGAAATGTAAATCAGTCTGATGGAATTAATGTTATGCAAACATCTAGAGGTTCTGATAATGAAGCATAACATTTTAAATGCCTGGTTATTCACATAATCAAAATGAGCACAAAAATTTAGTTTGGAATCTAATTGAACACCGAACACCTAGATCTCTCACAGTTGATACAGCCTTCAgtgattcttcagataatttgtaattataaGAGAGGTTGTTAACTCTTCTACAGAAACTAATAAAGTGACATTTTCCAATATTAATGCTCATTTGGTTCCAATTGCACCATGCCATAATTttattaagagcaaacagtagcgatcaacaggtagcaacaaacgcgttccaagattgcggctctaattttgaatattttgtcgagatatttggcacacatattcgtaatataataaataatggcggtacagagcccaatttcagaaatatgttagtatgtggaaattactctataactaaataaaatattgaaaaaaggagcctgtaccgccattaagaaagacaaaaaatacactttcttcaaataaacttttttatcccgtgcctagattttgtgtcacattggaactactaaaaatcgatttttttataacaagaaatcgaacgtcactgacttggcaacatttcgcgcctatgtgtataaaaattattgtttttgatagtattaacgtgactgtcagtgtcgaattaccgacgcaatgttgcctcacttttgaaatttcgcagaactttcgcaatcttgaaccgcgtttgttgctacctgttgatcgctactgtgtgctcttaatatCAACTTGAAGTTTTTCACAATCGTAAGACAAATTCGATAATCCTATAGATTTTTAAATCGTCAGCAAATAGCAGAAATTTAGAGTTAATTTTAGATTTAATGTcattaacaaaaatatatttaacagGAAAGGTCCTAATTAAGTGGCTTCCTTGGGGAACACCAGATGTTATGGAAATTTCACTAGATTGAAAGTGTTTAATCTTAACAAGTTGTATTCTGCTAGTTAGGTGACTACACAACCAGTTATACAGATTGCCTTTTTGCCGTAAATCCTGTTTGTAACAAGCTTTAAGCTTGTTACAAAACAATTTATGATTCACGATGTCAAGTGCATTGGAGAAATCTGTATAAATAGCATCTACCTGTagccatgggcgcccatataaaaattttcagggagGCCAGACGGGAAGATTTTGTACACTATGGATAccaatatatagtttaaatcgCCCGAAAAGCCAGGGAAAGCCCCCTGTAGTCTTGTTTCAAAAGCATTAGATACAGTGGTTTACTGTTTAATTAGATATACCACAGTGAAGGAAGCgataaaatcggcaacattgcatATTACTCCACTATACGCTGTGAGTTCGTacatagaggggatatttaaaaattcgcgagcgccagtagtgacaagtctgtaaacgtttactggaaatttgacataaatgtcaaagtgattaatttaaaattaaaattaaaaacattaattataaaaaatattagttggtcaaagctgtggtatatatttttaccttaaatatactaacgttttaaatactgaatttaagtttttttaatgttctgtaatatgtaattataaattaatctattaatcttagcgccatctacacgataattgtgaaagtatccgaagtaagaaattaatatttcatcaatagaacgtcaaaatgattatagacaaggcggaaacggcgggttcgttgggaaaaatattcccatgagatatttttgcataatcacattcgtgagacgtcccagaataaggttcaagaagtcgcccacgtgaaaagtgggccaattttttttttaacaatttttttttaattaaattgcaaaaatggatatttttggcccgcactaattttttttaggttttttgggccattctggacaaagaaggtctcttataatttttctctaaagttgacctttttcgagttataagcaatttaaaatttgaaaaacgcgaaaatggccatttttaagacttaataactcggttaaaaattattattatgaaagtcagaaagcgactaaatcaaagtttaaagtctccgctacatgatcctgaagaaatctgtgtcattaatttactactaagctgttatttttaattaacaacaatgagcggttagatcgtattgacgcggttgtaaatgtgagtgcgagcaagatgcacaattggactgctggaatggcttctctctcgcactcagcatttacagtgGCCGCACAcatgcatggcgcttattatttttatttaaaaataacagcttagtaataaaataatgacaaaaatttcttcaggatcttgtagggggggctttaaactttgatttagtcatatattgactttcataataataacttttaaccgagttattaagccttgaaaatcgtcatttttcgtttttttcaattttaaattgcttataagtcgaaaacgatcaactttagagaaaaattataagagatcttttttgttcagaatggtccaaaaaattaaagaaaaaattgttcgggtcaaaaatattgattcttgcaatttgattaaaaaaaattggcccacttttcacgtgggcgacttcttgaaccttattctgggatgtctcacgaatgtgattatgcaaaaaaatctcatgggaatatttttcccttcgaacccgccgttttcgccttgtctattagcaaaatcttaaaaaaatcgattacaatttaattacttttttgcgttgtaaatattaagcgataacaattaaatgataaatttaaaaattaccggtgaaagttgcattagtaatccgctaggagcgacaccagcgaagctcagagcgtatagtatCGGTGCGTAATCGTCCATCGTCAGATTCAAGCGGATACCacatttagtccagacaaattattatatttttttaccaccaaaaatgagatgttttaaccaaataatgCTTTAAATATAATGtacagaataattttgaatttggtTCCGTTAATGattttgtccttaaaagtagaaaaaagtt encodes:
- the LOC126887834 gene encoding uncharacterized protein LOC126887834, with translation MNKPKDKNMSKNVNQRMQRIGCNSATSKNSNQLVKKTLVRNTEKPKPVTKVIKNNITPGRSEPSESKSVQVPEPIKKIESFEFPEHYTTLNLFKKIDSITKYRKTKSCSDADYKNLAVDEKVKQVNFPYSQPLYKDLLPLRCDKPRTQPFAASRNPLPQKDKELLLADFVQPRNIPNYYSIPSIDINDKITPCRNTNLRLYKLLQINSS